A region of the Vanrija pseudolonga chromosome 2, complete sequence genome:
GTAAAGAGAGTTGCATCATTGCCAGAGTTTATTTTGTTTCAGGACATCAAGGCCGGCCGGAAGATCTGGGGAGAgagccggcgtcgtcgtcgcgaggaCAGTCGAGGCACGTCTACGAACACTGACGCTGTTGCGTGCTTGCTTCCTGGGGCTCTTGCTCTCCTCCGACGGACGGTTATATGCACcgagcgccgcccgccgcccgccgccctctcCTCTTCCCATCACCCACTCCTCTCACTCGGCCTCATGACCAACTCGTCGCTACCGCAGGTGCTGGCGCCGGTGGCCGCTGTGGCCGCCGTGGTCGCGGGCACGTCGCTGCTCGTCACCGtcccggcggcgctggtcctcgtcgcgctcctcaccTGGGCCTACCTGTACCCGtaccgccgcgcctcgctccACCCATCATTCGCCAACCTGCACGGCCCAGTGAACTCGTCGGCGGTCTTTGGCAACTGGCGCGACTTTCTCGACtcggccaacgacgacggcaccgacaGCAGCCTCCCGCTCGAGTGGACCGAGCCGTGGCCTACCGGCCGCATCCACGGCTTCTTCGGCACACACATCTTCTACTCTACTGACCCCGGCGCGATGAGCTACAtgctcgccaacgacgaggtgTTCCAGAAGCCCCCGCGcctgctcaacctcctcggcatcctcgtcggcgggcagggCCTGCTAATGCTCGAGGGCAACCCGCACCGGCGGGCGCGCAAGGtgggggcgcgggcggcgcgggtaTTCGGCGGACACTGACTTGGCCGCCCAGGCCATGAACCCCACGTTTGGGCCGCCCGCTatccgcgagctcgtgcccCTCTTCTACGACAAGGCGTTTGAGCTCCGCGACAAGTTTGCGTCGTTCTTCGACCCTGCgaacgacggcgtcgcgctcgcacgcagggccgagggcgacgacaagatTGTGCGTGGCGTCCGAAGTGGAggctgacgccgcccaggtcgtcggcggacGCCGCAAGGTCGACGTGCAAAAGCCTCTGGCCGAGttcgcgctcgacgtgatCGGCACGGCGGGCTTCAGccacgacacggcggcgctcaacagctcgccgtccgagTTCACCGACGCCTGGCGCGCGATGCAGGTGTCGCTAGGGCAGAagggcaagcgcgagctcgcgcagctgtTTGCGATGATGCCCGTGCTGGAGAAGATTGTGCGTGTGGAGACCGGGGCCAGCGTGGCTGAGTCACGCGCAGCCCGTCGACGCACAGGTCAAGATGACGGCGTACAACGACGCAGCGGTCAAGGTCGGGAAGGTGAGTTGGCTGTTGTTGCTCCAAAAACTGACCCCAGCGCCTGGTGGGGAACAAGATGGCCGCGCTTGAAGCCGCCGGGGGCGATGCCAAGTCGGAGCTCGGACGCGACCTCgtctcgctgctgctcaagTCCAACCTGGCGTCCAAGACGTCAGAGAAGATGACCACGGATGAGATCGTAGACCAGATCCGGACCTTCGTGGGTGCATCAACTGCGGCCGAGCTGACTGTAGCTCTTTGCTGGGGCCGAAACCACCGCCGTTGCCATGTCGTACGCGCtgtggcggctggggcgtcaCCCGGAGATGCAAGACAAGCTACGCAAGGAGATCCTGACGGTGGAGGAGGACAACCCGAGCTTGTGGGTCCTTGGCCGACGGTCCAGTTctgacccaccccagcgACACGCTCAACGGCCTCACGTACCTCGAGTACTTTGTGCGCGAGATCTTGCGCATCCACTCGCCCGTATCAAACACGATTCGCATGGCCATGAGCGACGTGGTAATCCCGCTCAGCAAGCCGACCAAGGGGCGTGACGGGAGCCTGGTCGACAGTGTCGTGTTGCGCAAGGGCACGACAGTCATGATCCGTAAGTTGGCCGCGTGGCCCTGCCTAtccactcacccactcacgccgccccagccaTCGCGAGCGTCAACGTCGCGTCGAGCATCTGGGGCCCAGACGCTACCACGTTCAACCCCGACCGCCACGCGACCGAGCCGACCATCAAGACGCCGGGGATCTACGCCAACCTCATGACGTTTATCGGCGGGCCGCGTAACTGCATTGGGTACAGGTTCTCGATTGCCGAGATCAAGGTCGCGCTGTTCGTCCTCCTCCGGAGCTTTAGCTTTGAGGTCCTGCCCGATATGCCGGAGCAGCGCCGCATGCCGTGAGTCGTGGGGCGTGGGTGAAGCTGACGCCGCGTAGTGGGATCGACTTGAGGTCGTACAGCTTGGGGCAGGGGCTGCCACTTGCCCCGGAGATGCCGCTGCTCGTGCGTGTGCTCGAGTAGACGAGGCGATGGAGACGGACAGCCGTGTCCGCGGTTGTCCTGCCAAGCGAGGAGTCTGCTTGAATGCACAGGATAGCAGATACGCGACGATACCATACATCTACGCGATACATATGCATGTGCTGTACATAAGCTACCCCTTCGGCGTCTAGAGACATGTCGGCCACCCATCTCCGAGTTTAGCCAGAATTATCGAGTATCGCAACCAAGTTACTCGATAGGCGAGTCGGAACATGGCAACATGCCGCGGAGTACAGATAACGGCGTGCAGAGTACCGCCAAACCGAGGGGCTGTTGACTGCTGACATGACATCGATGCGCGTATCGAGTACATACATGCTTGCCGGCGgggcctcgccgacggcgggtgGGGCACCTACATAGCTCCtcccctcgctcggcgactATAtgacgcgcgacgccgagctgatGAGCTGGAGTACCCCGTCCCACAAAGCACAGCCCCCAACCGCACACCATGACCATCACGCCCATCCCCACGACGCAGCTCGCAGCAGTCTCGCGCTCCAAAGAGGCCGGGACGGTAGTCGAGACCATCCCGGTAGTGCAGCCAGAGGACCTGAAGCCGGGGCAGGCGCTCGTGCGTCTGCGCTACTCTGGCGTGTGCCATGTAAGTCCTCCTCCACTCCTCTGTGGGTGGGCCGCACGCACGGCAACTCACGCCCCGCAGTCCGACTACAGCCTCATCCACGACGAGTTCGCCCTGCCCACCCCGCGGCCCTGCATCGCCGGGCACGAGGGCACGGGGGAGatcgtcgcgctcaacgaCCCCATCACGAAGCTCAAGGTCGGGGACCGGGGTGAGTTGGCCAAAAAAACAGAGAGCAGGGCTGACGCCGCAGTCGGGATCAAGTACATCATCCACTCGTGTAACCAGTGCGAGACGTGTCTagccggcgacgaggccatcTGCGCCGAGGCGAAGCACTCTGTGTTCGACGAGCCGGGCACCTTCCAGCAATAGTacgtcctccgcctcccaCCAGCTAACATCCCCAGCGCCGTATCGTACACGtcccagctgacgcccatcccggccaacctcgacctggccatcgccgcgcccgtcctCTGCGCCGGCCTGACAGTCTGGCGTGCGCTCAAGGAGTCCAACACGCGCGCAGGCCAGTGGATCGCCATccccggcgctggcggcggcctgggcTCCCTGGCGGTCCAGTACGCCGTGTTCATGGGCCTGAACGTCATCGCGATCGACTCGGGCGCGGACAAGCAGGCGATGTGTGAGGCGaacggcgtgcgcgccttcctcgacttcaagctcgtcgaggacatgGTCTCCGCGATCCAGGGCGCCACGACCGACGGGCGCGggccgcacgccgcgctcgtcaccAGTCCCAAAGTGGAAGCGTACACCCTCGCGATGCGCTATATCCGGCCCGGTGGGCGCGTGGTGGCCGTCGGCATCCCGCCCGAGGGGAGCGAGTTCAAGGCCGACATGCTCACGTCCGTCGTGGAGCGCAAGTCCATCGTCACGAGCTATGTCGGCtcccgcctcgacgcgctcgaggcgctccagATCGTCGCGGACGGACATGTCAAGCAGCAGGTTGTTGTCGAGCCCTTGCGCAACATTGATGATATTTATCGCCGGATGCACGCCGGCAAGGTCGCTGGACGGGTTGTGGTCGATTGTAAGTTCACTTGTTGGACGGGCGCTAACGGCAGTGTGGCAGTAGGATGTGGCTTGGGTGGTGCAACTCTGAAGAACAAGGCAGGACAAGGCAGCACGGATGCATGGGTTGACGATGATAGGGCGAGGGAAGCAAGTTCGACAATACCGGACGGTGCGAGTTCGCTCGCTGCCTgacgcgccggcgtgttGTTTGTGTCGACACTGACCATCACTCAACCTGctcccccgcgcgccgccaaccgCTCACGCGCACAACACTCATGATTCAACTCTGCTTCCTGTCACCTCTTCACTTCTCTTCACCAATACCACAATGAACAAGACGGACTGCGACTTTCCCGCCACGGCACCAGCCAACGCAATCGTGCtgcaccccccgccgccgccgacggccagcATAACCGCTCCGGCCACcaacgccgccaccgacTCTGCGACcggcgacaccgacgccgcggcccgcgtcgccgccgactgTCCGTGGGCGTGGACCTACCTCTCCACGCACATCTgtgacgccgccaccactgcGCCGAGTACCGGCGTCACGGGCGTCTATGGCCCCCCTATCACCACGACGAAGAacgcagcgccgagctcggctcCCGCTCAtggcaccgcgccgcgctcggcgggagACAAGGTCCATGCTGCTGTATCGGTGGTacttgtcgtcctcgtcataCATGTGCTCGTTGCGCTGTACCAGTAGTGAGTGGTGCTGCCAGTGCGGTGAGAACTAATAACCCAACCAGGTGTAACACGCCAAAAACGCTGCCCCCTGTCCCGACCATTTGTCACCACTCATCAAGAACAGCCTGTCGTAATTGTagcaccactcacccctCATCGATGCAAATGTACATTCAGTCCTACAAGAAGTATGcagggcagcagcgcgtgtATGGGAAAATGAAGGTAGGAAGGGCCTAGTTGGCGACGTAGCTGGGAGAGCGGTCCCAGCGGCTGCCGACTAGGCGCCAGTGCTCGCGAGAGTGGGCGggctggggtgtcagcggctCGTTCTTGAGTACATCAGCCGACTCACAACTTTGCGACTTGTGTGCGTTTCCAGGGACTCCCAGACCCAAGCGCCAGTCCAGACGAGAGTGCCCTTGGGGTACGTCTTGTGAGGCTCCCAGTGGACGGGGCCGACATAAGTCTTGCGAGCGGGaacgggggtgggggcgggggcgggggcggaggtGGGGGCAGAGGCGACAGAGACGGGGGCAGGAGTACCGGCGACAAGGTGCCATAGGACTCCCTCGGATGGCTGTGGCGTGATGTTAGCCATCACAagctccagcgccgcgccgctccacTCCACTCACAGGAAGAACACCGATGTGCTTGAACAGAGCGATCCagacgccgtcgacatgcTTGACAACCGCTCCGGGCTCGTAGGTAGCAGCGCGAGCCCAAGGAACAGAAGCGCTAGTGTCgatcggcgtcgaggtcgtggtgGAAGGCCCCGCCGACTGTGCGGGGACGAGGTGTTGCTGGCCGCTTTCCTTGTCCCACAGGACGCCCTGCGAGGGCTACCCGATGAATATTCGTTATAGGCGAGGGCCACATTAGCCGGCCAAGACCCACCTCAAGGACAGAAGTGTGCGCAAAGACACACTTCCAAGCGGCACCCGAGTGCgagacgacgtcgccgacggcgaagTGAACGTTGCGGGACCAGGTACGAATGTCGGAGGAcacgggctcgtcgaggatctggGCAATCGAAGGGGCCGGGACAGCGGGCGTTGGCGCCTTGACAGTCTCCCAGAATTGGTCGCTTGATGGCTGGACATGTCAGCTGATGTGATGCAAGGGGACGGTCAGCTCACTGCAGTCTTGTTGGTTGGCGAGCGGATACACTTCCAAGCAACACCCTGGTACCACACAATGTCACCGACGTCGTACTTGGTGTACGGCTTCCAGTCCCCCTTGTTGCCGTCGGAAACACCACTCTTGGGGCGAACCTTGGGCAGAGGCGTAGGATCCACCTCAGACGCGGGCCTTGAAGCGACGCCAAAATCCTTCACCTTTACTACGGGgttcttcttgggcttgtcgGTCTTGGCAACGTCAATGGCGACCTTGTCCACAACGACCTTCTCGCCGGTCGACAGGCTGTCGACAACAGCAACCTCGGGAGGCCAGTGGGCCGAAGGCGACTtctcgccgacaagctccCACAGGCCAGAGACAGCACCCTGGTGGGGAAGCTGTGCGAGTTAGCTGATGCACGCCCGAACCGGACAGCTCGACTCACAACAGCCGAAGTCGAGACGTGGTCCTGGGCGACGCGCCAGTGGCGGTCGGCGTGGAAGACAACCTGACCGACGCGGTACTGCACACCGTTCCAGTTCCAGTTGGTgatctcgggctcgggcaccTTGATCTTGGGCACAGGTGAGACGGCGACactgggggcgggggcggcagagACAGCAGGCTTCAGGACCGGAGCGGGGACAGTGGCCTGGACCAGAACCTCGTCGGCACGGGGCTTGAACTCGGACCACAGACCGTTCTGCACACCCTGGGCAGGCGACTTTGCCAATGAGCGCCAGTCCATGACGGTGCCGGGTGGGACGCTCACATATTCGCCGGACACGTGgtccttctcggcgcgcCAGAGACCGCTGCCGTGCGAGACGACCTGGCCAGCGGTGTACTTGACTCCGTAGGTCCAAGCAGTAGGGACAACCTGCTTCTTGGATGGCGCGGAGGGAGCCTTGGGAGCCTGAGCAGCGACCTTGGGAACACCCTCGGGAACAGACTGAGGCTTCCACTCCTTGGCAATGTCGGTGTGCTTGATCCAGAGGCCAGTGCTGACACCCTCCTTGGGAGCCTGAGGAATCAGTATAGGTTATGGAGAGCTGGTGGGGAACCTACAGCAACGCAACGCCACGGGGTCTCGCCAATCCAAGGGACAGCTCCCTCCTCGTAGAGGTGGCCGTACTCCCATGGCACGCGGTTGAGACGGGTGTAAAGGGCCGAGACCACGGGTGTGGACTTGGGCGCCTCAACCTtgggggcaggggcagcCGCAACGGGAGCAGTAGCAGGGGCAGAAGCGACAACGGCAGGAGCGACCTTAGGAGCCGGAGGGAtgacaaggccgtcgagctcgtggtcctcgaccttgacccAGAGGTCCTTCACCCAAGGGGTCTGTTGTCAGATCGCGCCACCGGTCGGTCAGCTCACCTGCACAGCCGTGCTGATGTGGCCCTTGATGCTACGCCAGTTCTTGCCAGCGAACCAGACGACACTGCCGGTCGAGTAGGGAACACCCTTCTCCCAGTCGGGAGTCGTGCGGGGAGCAGCGGGGCTCGCCGCGAGAGGGGCAGGAGGCGAGAGGTCGGGGACCTTGTCCCAGATCTTCGAGTCCCATGGCAGCTGCGAGATGTCAGCACCCTTGTGGCAATTGCGAAGTGGCGGACTGACCCGGTCGCCGCTGACGTGCTCAAGCTTGCACTTGAACGCCCGGCCAGCCCACCACACGACATCTCCAACACGGAAGAGCGTGTTGAAGCGCCAGTTGACAACAGACTCGGGACGGATGCCCGTGTTGACAACGACAGGGATGGGAGTAACAGACACGGGACTGACCTTCTTGACGCGCGGGGGGTTGGTGCGGCTCGTCCagaggtcgtcctcggtaGGCTGTGGCGGGTCAGCTGGGCAAGCAGAGGCGAAGGCAGCTGGCTCACCGGCTTGGCAGACTTGTGGTCGCGGAGAGCCTCCcactcctcgccggcggagAGAGCAACATCGCCAGACTTGtactccttgtccttgaccCAGTCGGGAAcgaccttgaccttctcCCACAGGTTGTGGTACGTCAGAGCCTGCAGCGTCAGCACCAAAGTCAAGCGCATCACTCTGCTCTGCGGACCGTGGAGAACAAGAAGGCACTAGGCcgcacctcgaccttgctACTCCTGTGGCCGATCTTGGCACGATACGCCGACACTCCATGCAGCACCACCGCACCGGCGTTGTAGAACGTGTCGGTCTTCCACCGAGTCACGCCCGTGTCTCCGACAATGGGAAGAACCGGTGCGGGTGGAGCTGGAAGCACGGCTGGGGCACTAacctccttgtccttggacACAGCGGGAGCCACTGCGGgggtagcagcagcaacaggggcagcggcagccggTTTgacctccttcttctcctccacAACAACCTTCTCCTGCACCGCATTAGCAGGCTTGGTCGCACGAATCTGgtggtcggcctcgacgagggcgctGACCTTGTCCTCAAGACGCTTGAGGAAGATGCGGTAGATGTCCTTGACGCGACTGACTGTTACGATGGCCGACGGGGTGCCGAGCACAAGGTCGTTGAAGCCAATGGCGATGGTGGCGCGGGTCCACAGGTCCTCAATGGGCTGGGCATCGAACTGGGAGATAGTGTCAGCCGCGGTAGCTATCACGGTGGGAGACTCATAAGCTACTCACGAGCTTGTATCCGCCGTTGGCAATGACAAACGAGTAGAGCGCGTAAAGGCTGATCTTCTTGTTGACGACAAAGGCGGGCTGGAGGTTCTTGGTGCCGTGGGCCTCGTGGAGCCTGTCGAGGAAGAACTGCTCCGAAACAGTGGTAGggtcgacggccttgggcGCCTCAACCTTGGGCTCCACCTTCTtctcagccttggccttggcctcggcctccttcttctccttgcgctcggcagcgagggcatCGCGGATCACCTGGCCAGTGGGCTGGAGAGTGCGCGGCTTCTTGGCCGGAGCCCTCTCCGGCTTgggcgccgcagcgacggGCTTGGGGGCGGGAgcggcctcgggcttgacgGTAACCTCGACCTTGGGCTGCTCGATCTTGCCGCTTTTCTTGACCCAGTAAGCCTCCTCCAGACGACCGAGGTACGTCTGGTAGAGGTTGCGGATCTGGTTaacgagagcgagcgcgccgaggtggtcgggAGTCAGGCCGCGGAAGCCGACGAACGCCGCGGCAACGGGCCACAGCTTGTCGAAGTCCTTGTCAAGAGCACCCGAGCCACCATTGGCAAGCACAAAGGTGAAGAGCGAGTAGAGGTTGACCTGGCGGCCGTTGACGATCGGGTAGGCAACGGCACGGTTGTGAACAGCCTCGAGGCGCACACGGAACTCGGCCTCGCTAATGTCGATCTTGATGTCGTCGTCAGCTGAGGGTGCAGgagtgggggcgggggcaggggcagcagcgggagcCTGAAGGACTGGAGCAGTCACAGGGGCAAACGAGGCTGTGACTGGGGCTCCCTTGACAACAGGCacggcggccttctcctccggcttcttctcctcccaAAACTCCTTGACAtcggccttgaggtcgtcgatgcTACGACCAGTGAAAGACGGAGCGAACTGCTTCTCcacggcgggggcagcgaggaCCTCGGGCTCAAACTTGACACGGGGCTCAGCGACGACCTCAGACTTGATGGCCTTGTCCACGGGAGGAGCTGGCTCCGAGGCAATCACAGCGACAACCTCGGGCTCAATCACCTCGGTAGGCTTcacgacctcgagcggcTTCTCCACCTCCTTCGCCTTCTCAACCACCTTCTCGACCTTCTTGGGCTCCGCCTTCACCTCGACCGGCTTCTCGCTGACAACAGGCTTGGGACCCACCTTGATCTTGGCACTCTGCTTGACCTTCTCACCAACCTTGACGGCacgcgccttggcgacgtAAAGCTCCTCGTAGCGTCCGAGGTACTCGTGGTAGACGGCGCGGATAGCCTTGTAGACGGCGTGAGAGCCGAGGGTAGCGGGAATGAGGCCAGTGAAGCCGACGAACGAGGCAGCAACAGCCCAAAGCTTGTCGATGGGCTGGGCATCGGCCTGAATGTCAGCTTGTCGACAACATGGTAAGCTTACCTCCCTGGAGCCGCCGATAGCCTGGACACAGCTGAACAGGGCATACATGCTGACCTGGCGACCGTTGACAATCGGGTACTGCAGGTGGGGGTTGAAGTGGAGCCTGCGGAGCTCGGTGACAAAGTCGATCTCGCTGGGGAGCTGAGCGAGGGGCGAGTCGGTCGGCGAGGCAAGGGGCGAGGTGACCGACGACGGGGCCGCGGGGGCGGTGACGACGGGGGCAaggccagcagcgacggggAACGAGTGAGCCGAGGGAGTGCGGGTGTGACCGGCACGCTTGGGGCGACCGGCGTGCATGGGCACAGGGGTAGTCGGGGCAGGCTTGGGGTCGGGGAGaaccttgacctcgacggggacgccgccgaccttgacgacctttgtctcgagcttggcgtccttctcggccttgtcggccttgtccttctcgAACCACTCGTTGACAATGTTCTTGAGCTCGCCAATGGCGGGGAAGCTGCCGTGGCTAGGCGCAAGGgcgggagcagcggcggcggcagcagcagcaggagcggggaggaggcgctTCAGGTCGATCTTGGGGCTGGGGTTGCGCTCAATCTGGCGGACAGAGGGAATGTCCTCGAAGCTGACCGTCTTCTTGATCTTGGGCGAGGCAGGCGAAGGGGGAGTGGCAGCAAGCTTGGGCGagacggccttggcgacggtAGGCTTGGGCTTGTCAATAACGATGATGGTCGCGGGGCGGTTGGTAGGGGCCTTGGTCCAGACGAGGTCCTCGGTGGGCTGGACATTAGTCGACCTCGCATGAGGCATTCAGATAGCTCACCTCGTGGGCAGCAgtgtgggcgaggagcgcctggTAGGCAACACCGTTGAACGACACAATGTCGCCAACATAGTAGGTGCTGTATTTGGCCCAgggggcagcagcaatggCAAGGTAAGCAGGGGTGAACAGCGGGTTCCAGAGGTGGGTGTAGCGGAGCGACTGGTCGGGTGTGAGCAGCGGCTGTCAACTTCCTGACATACCTCGATGTTGGTGCCCGAGTGCGTGATCTTGGCAGCGTAgaccttcttgccgtcccaggcgagctcgccgacgttgTAACGGTAGCCAGCCTTCCAAGGAGCCGACGAGTCACCCTTGGTCTTGGTGACATCAGGGCCAGCGTATCCGAGGATGAACTTATTGGCGACCTTGGGAGCAGCCTTGGGAGCAGCGGCCTGGACCTTGGGGGTGGGCACGCAGACCTGGTTGATAACGTAGGGGAGGGTGTACGGCTTGCCGAGAGCGGCCCAGAGGTGGGTGAAGCCAAGGCTCTGGTGTGTGTCAGTTGAAGCAATCAGCATCCGGTGCACAACTGACCTCCTCGAGAGTGCTGCGGTGCGTGACCTTGGCATAGAACTTGTCCTTGCCGTGGAGAACGGTGGTACCGGCCTCGTAGAGGGTGTTGGCAGCCCAGGGAAGGATCGGGGCGTCAGGACGGGGGAGGTACCACACCTCGATGCCGGCGAGGTACTTGATGTACACCTCACGGATGCGGGGAGGGACAAgggggtcgacgccgaggccgtagCCGACGAAGTTGGTCACAGTGGTCCAGGTAGCTGAGAtaggctcggcgtcgagctgatTGTGTCAGCTGGGCCGGTTTTATCCAACTGAACTCACAACACGGTAACCACCGTACGacacgacggcagcgaggagctcgtAGAGGTTGACAGTCTTGTTGGCGACAACGGGGTACTGGAAGGCCTGGCCGTGGATGGTGCGGAGCTCGCGGAGGAACTGCTCCTGGCTGACAAGGTTGGCGAGGACGGGTCCAGCAGCCTTGGTGATGGCAACCTtagcctcctccttcttggcaacgggcttggcggcgacgggcttggcctcctccttgaccaCGGGCTtgacagcggcgggggcgggggtggcctTGGGAGCAGCGACGTGGGGGTGAGGGCAAGAGCAAGCAGTCTTAGCAGGAGTAGCCCCGGGCACCTCCTTGAGGGTGTGAGCGTGCGACCAATCTTGTTCGTCTCTTTCAAGAATCTTACGGCGACGGATTCGGACTTGGGcgcggaggtggcggcgggagcggcgggggccttggccttggctgcctcgacctcggaAAGGGTCGGGAGGTAGCCGTACGGGTGAGCAGGGACATCGAcctcgggggcgggggcagcagcggcggcaggagcagtcttgggggcggcggcctcgaccttgggAGCGGCGACAACCTTGGGAGCAGGGGCAGGAACCTCGGCCTTGGGAGCAGGGGTGACGGGACGGTAGACAAGCTTG
Encoded here:
- the adh-1_3 gene encoding Alcohol dehydrogenase 1 translates to MTITPIPTTQLAAVSRSKEAGTVVETIPVVQPEDLKPGQALVRLRYSGVCHSDYSLIHDEFALPTPRPCIAGHEGTGEIVALNDPITKLKVGDRVGIKYIIHSCNQCETCLAGDEAICAEAKHSVFDEPGTFQQYAVSYTSQLTPIPANLDLAIAAPVLCAGLTVWRALKESNTRAGQWIAIPGAGGGLGSLAVQYAVFMGLNVIAIDSGADKQAMCEANGVRAFLDFKLVEDMVSAIQGATTDGRGPHAALVTSPKVEAYTLAMRYIRPGGRVVAVGIPPEGSEFKADMLTSVVERKSIVTSYVGSRLDALEALQIVADGHVKQQVVVEPLRNIDDIYRRMHAGKVAGRVVVDLWQ
- the CYP4F8 gene encoding Cytochrome P450 4F8, with protein sequence MTNSSLPQVLAPVAAVAAVVAGTSLLVTVPAALVLVALLTWAYLYPYRRASLHPSFANLHGPVNSSAVFGNWRDFLDSANDDGTDSSLPLEWTEPWPTGRIHGFFGTHIFYSTDPGAMSYMLANDEVFQKPPRLLNLLGILVGGQGLLMLEGNPHRRARKAMNPTFGPPAIRELVPLFYDKAFELRDKFASFFDPANDGVALARRAEGDDKIVVGGRRKVDVQKPLAEFALDVIGTAGFSHDTAALNSSPSEFTDAWRAMQVSLGQKGKRELAQLFAMMPVLEKIPVDAQVKMTAYNDAAVKVGKRLVGNKMAALEAAGGDAKSELGRDLVSLLLKSNLASKTSEKMTTDEIVDQIRTFLFAGAETTAVAMSYALWRLGRHPEMQDKLRKEILTVEEDNPSFDTLNGLTYLEYFVREILRIHSPVSNTIRMAMSDVVIPLSKPTKGRDGSLVDSVVLRKGTTVMIPIASVNVASSIWGPDATTFNPDRHATEPTIKTPGIYANLMTFIGGPRNCIGYRFSIAEIKVALFVLLRSFSFEVLPDMPEQRRMPGIDLRSYSLGQGLPLAPEMPLLVRVLE